From a region of the Leptospira kmetyi serovar Malaysia str. Bejo-Iso9 genome:
- a CDS encoding DUF4345 family protein: MPLNTRVVQICLFLFAFIALLGGTIQMVLGQPATTPRLDNVHRFMAGIYFSMGLICFWAAYTVRTQKTLVYLIAIGVWIAAIGRLVSISIVGLPEPAELWLGYLAPELLVPPILIFSQWKRKDLV, encoded by the coding sequence ATGCCACTGAACACCCGCGTCGTTCAAATCTGTTTATTCCTCTTTGCCTTCATCGCGTTGCTCGGCGGAACCATACAAATGGTTCTCGGCCAACCGGCTACGACGCCTCGTCTTGATAACGTTCATCGATTTATGGCCGGAATTTATTTTTCTATGGGATTGATCTGCTTTTGGGCGGCTTATACGGTTCGAACTCAAAAAACTCTCGTATATCTGATCGCAATCGGAGTTTGGATCGCGGCGATCGGAAGGCTCGTTTCGATTTCGATCGTCGGTCTTCCGGAACCCGCAGAGTTATGGCTTGGTTATCTTGCTCCGGAGCTGTTGGTTCCTCCGATCTTGATTTTTTCACAATGGAAACGAAAGGATCTCGTTTAA
- a CDS encoding saccharopine dehydrogenase family protein: MAAKKKNWLLYGANGYTGELIARKAVERGQKPILAGRSEAKIRPLAEELNLPFRIFSLENPEEVRNQIADCFLVLHCAGPFIETAVPMANACIESGTHYLDITGEIPVYEKLNSLSSKALAKKVMLLPGVGFDIVPTDCLAVMLKEKLPKAHFLELGFSGFSDISRGTLKSALAQLPYGSKVRRNGKIETIPQLSLKKIVEISGSYAEFFAIPWGDVFTAFISTGIPNITVYSSLPASQAKILRLLQPTTVFLKSSLILKGMQKLVELAVSGPDGEKRKQGSVLLWGEAWTEASSKKVSIRMRCAEGYEFTIESALAAVAKVEKGKFQAGFTTPGKVFGSKFVLEIPGTKILS, from the coding sequence ATGGCAGCTAAGAAAAAGAACTGGCTTCTTTACGGAGCAAACGGTTACACCGGAGAACTGATCGCGAGAAAGGCTGTCGAAAGGGGACAAAAACCGATTCTTGCCGGAAGATCGGAAGCGAAGATTCGTCCTCTCGCCGAAGAACTCAATTTGCCCTTTCGGATTTTTTCTCTGGAGAATCCGGAGGAAGTTCGCAATCAAATCGCGGATTGTTTTTTGGTTTTACACTGTGCCGGTCCGTTTATCGAAACCGCGGTTCCCATGGCCAACGCTTGTATAGAATCCGGAACTCATTATCTGGATATCACCGGAGAGATTCCGGTTTATGAAAAACTGAATTCTTTGTCCTCCAAGGCGCTTGCAAAAAAGGTAATGCTTCTTCCCGGCGTCGGCTTCGATATCGTGCCCACGGATTGTCTCGCCGTGATGTTGAAGGAAAAACTTCCCAAGGCGCATTTTCTGGAACTCGGGTTCTCCGGTTTTTCGGATATTTCCAGAGGAACTTTAAAAAGCGCGCTCGCACAACTTCCGTACGGAAGTAAGGTGAGAAGAAACGGAAAGATCGAAACGATTCCTCAGTTGAGTCTGAAAAAGATCGTGGAGATCAGCGGAAGTTACGCAGAGTTTTTCGCGATTCCTTGGGGAGACGTTTTTACCGCTTTTATTTCAACAGGAATTCCGAATATTACGGTTTACTCATCTTTGCCCGCTTCTCAAGCGAAGATTTTAAGGCTGTTGCAACCGACGACCGTCTTTTTAAAAAGTTCTCTGATTCTCAAAGGAATGCAAAAACTCGTGGAGCTGGCCGTAAGCGGACCCGACGGAGAAAAACGAAAACAAGGTTCGGTTCTTCTTTGGGGAGAAGCCTGGACCGAGGCGAGTTCGAAAAAGGTTTCGATTCGTATGCGTTGCGCCGAAGGTTACGAATTTACGATCGAGTCCGCACTCGCTGCCGTCGCAAAAGTGGAGAAGGGGAAATTCCAAGCGGGATTTACGACTCCGGGCAAAGTTTTCGGTTCCAAATTCGTATTGGAAATTCCAGGTACTAAAATTTTATCCTAA
- a CDS encoding GNAT family N-acetyltransferase — protein MNLKLEPIRESHAPSLAIHANSPNVFAGLRGSFPFPYQLQDALDYIRACLRDSRSRTFAILFEENAIGIITLLFKEDVYRFNGEIGYWIGEEFWNRGIVTQAIQSIINIAYTEHGLHRVYAEVFSNRPASARALEKNGFVLDGTNKEAVFKDGVFLDQWIYSRLRDGV, from the coding sequence ATGAATCTCAAACTGGAACCCATCCGAGAATCGCACGCGCCCTCTCTTGCGATCCATGCGAACTCTCCGAACGTATTTGCCGGTTTGAGAGGAAGTTTTCCGTTTCCGTATCAACTTCAAGACGCCCTCGATTATATCCGCGCCTGTTTGAGGGATTCGAGATCCAGAACCTTCGCGATCTTGTTCGAAGAAAACGCGATCGGAATCATCACCTTACTTTTTAAAGAGGACGTGTATCGTTTTAACGGGGAAATCGGTTATTGGATCGGGGAAGAATTCTGGAACCGCGGAATCGTAACGCAAGCGATTCAATCCATTATCAATATTGCATATACCGAACACGGTCTTCACCGGGTTTACGCGGAAGTCTTTTCCAACCGACCCGCTTCGGCGCGGGCCTTGGAAAAAAACGGATTTGTATTGGACGGCACAAACAAGGAAGCGGTCTTTAAAGACGGAGTTTTTTTGGATCAGTGGATCTATTCGAGACTGCGAGACGGCGTTTGA
- a CDS encoding sterol desaturase family protein, whose protein sequence is MEINLVTIAIPFFFLLIFLEMGFSAYHKRKLYRLNDSINDLSAGTASEVVGVFKKTVTMFAYILIYEKFRIFNLPSWPSEALSIVPAGTLGLSSLTWAWILVVGVWVLCFIGYDLAYYWNHRLSHEINFLWAGHVVHHQSEEYNLTVALRQASFHSIFTWVFYLPLALIGFSPIVMILNGQLNLIYQFWIHTKAIDKLPRWFEAIFNTPSHHRVHHGINPKYIDKNHGGTLIVFDKWFGTFEPESEEPVYGTVKPLQSFNTIWANLHYWWEMIELAWRCPRWSDKVKVFFAMPGWRPAELGGQYPIPEVSAKTFKKYDIELPKGLSLYSLVWFVITVALAFGMLVKVNSLSMFNIGVISAVTLVSLLTLGGILERKRWALFAEPIRMAILVAGAYALSGEANITLGTLALGAISTVWFLSYRNYFASVQEINPVQDILRRTA, encoded by the coding sequence ATGGAAATCAATCTTGTCACGATCGCGATTCCGTTCTTCTTTTTGCTGATCTTTTTGGAAATGGGATTTTCCGCGTATCACAAACGTAAACTCTATCGATTGAACGATTCGATCAACGATCTTTCTGCGGGAACCGCGAGCGAAGTGGTGGGTGTTTTTAAGAAAACCGTTACCATGTTCGCTTATATTTTAATCTATGAGAAGTTTCGAATTTTCAATCTCCCTTCTTGGCCGAGCGAAGCTCTTTCCATCGTTCCGGCGGGAACCCTGGGATTAAGTTCTTTAACCTGGGCTTGGATTCTCGTCGTAGGAGTTTGGGTTCTTTGTTTTATCGGTTATGATTTGGCGTATTACTGGAATCATCGTTTGAGTCACGAGATTAATTTTCTTTGGGCGGGTCACGTGGTTCACCATCAAAGCGAAGAATACAATCTCACCGTCGCTCTTCGTCAGGCGAGTTTTCACAGTATTTTCACTTGGGTCTTTTACCTTCCTCTTGCATTGATCGGTTTTTCTCCGATCGTGATGATCTTAAACGGACAACTCAATCTGATCTATCAATTCTGGATTCATACAAAGGCGATCGACAAACTTCCCCGTTGGTTCGAAGCGATCTTCAACACTCCCTCTCACCACAGGGTTCATCACGGAATCAATCCGAAATACATCGATAAGAATCACGGCGGAACCTTGATCGTGTTCGACAAATGGTTCGGAACCTTCGAACCGGAATCCGAAGAACCGGTTTACGGAACCGTAAAACCTCTGCAAAGTTTCAACACGATCTGGGCCAATCTTCACTACTGGTGGGAAATGATCGAACTTGCTTGGCGCTGTCCTCGTTGGTCCGATAAGGTTAAGGTTTTCTTCGCGATGCCGGGCTGGAGACCGGCCGAACTCGGAGGTCAATATCCGATCCCCGAAGTTTCCGCAAAAACATTCAAAAAGTATGATATAGAACTTCCGAAAGGTCTGAGTCTTTATTCGCTGGTTTGGTTCGTCATTACCGTGGCGCTCGCATTCGGTATGCTCGTAAAAGTGAATTCACTTTCCATGTTCAATATCGGAGTGATCAGCGCGGTGACTCTGGTTTCCCTTTTGACGTTGGGCGGAATCCTGGAAAGAAAACGTTGGGCTCTTTTTGCGGAACCGATCCGTATGGCGATTCTCGTAGCGGGCGCGTACGCGCTTTCCGGAGAAGCCAATATCACGTTAGGCACTCTTGCGCTGGGCGCGATTTCCACGGTTTGGTTTTTGTCTTACAGAAATTACTTCGCTTCCGTTCAGGAAATAAATCCGGTTCAGGATATTCTCCGAAGAACCGCTTAA